Proteins encoded together in one Salvelinus namaycush isolate Seneca chromosome 26, SaNama_1.0, whole genome shotgun sequence window:
- the LOC120021220 gene encoding putative monooxygenase p33MONOX gives MSRSGDIPALESGTSEGLLGGMSLPVGMTRRAMNYDDNMEAPMSPPPSDININNLWAKRPVVPPRRFRHQAEEDESGITLTHAATFDPGHRPNMPVVVKAKASSVIINSLMTKQTQDSMYRFEQQAGLRDTGYTPHKGLTAEETRHHHRMPESFQKMNIPTVDMGAGHKGGHEDKQTSSAQSTPNTTPQSSPKQNRRGWLSSQSSTASVSSSDLSTSSNTSVDMGAAEGGGAVERWGIFGPRPVVQKSTTDPGGFALQSYRGAQKPTPMEVMKAQATRLAHDPAVNQQAPPKMEIPTTESSKPSARPQKLKPRDINILTPSGF, from the exons ATGTCCAGGTCAGGAGATATACCAG CCCTGGAGTCTGGGACCTCAGAGGGGCTCCTGGGAGGAATGTCCCTACCTGTTGGCATGACCCGTCGTGCCATGAACTATGATGACAATATGGAGGCGCCCATGTCCCCGCCTCCCTCTGATATCAACATCAACAACCTGTGGGCGAAGAGGCCCGTCGTCCCACCCAGGAGGTTCCGTCATCAGGCTGAG GAGGATGAATCTGGAATTACCCTAACCCATGCTGCGACTTTTGACCCTGGCCACAGGCCAAATATGCCTGTCGTGGTGAAGGCCAAAGCCTCCTCCGTCATCATCAACTCTCTGATGACCA AGCAAACCCAGGACAGCATGTACAGGTTTGAGCAGCAGGCTGGGCTGAGAGACACTGGGTACACCCCCCATAAGGGCCTCACTGCTGAGGAGACCCGCCACCACCACCGCATGCCTGAGTCATTCCAA AAAATGAACATTCCAACTGTGGATATGGGAGCGGGACATAAGGGAGGACATGAGGACAAGCAAACATCATCTGCTCAGTCCACCCCTAATACCACTCCTCAGAGCTCACCTAAACAGAACCGCAG GGGCTGGTTGTCCAGCCAGAGCTCGACAGCATCTGTCAGCAGCTCAGACCTCAGTACCAGCTCTAACACCAGTGTGGACATGGGTGCTGCTGAGGGGGGAGGAGCAGTCGAACGCTGGGGTATCTTTGGACCACGTCCGGTTGTTCAGAAATCCACTACCGACCCAG GGGGTTTTGCTCTCCAGTCGTACCGCGGGGCCCAGAAGCCCACCCCCATGGAGGTGATGAAGGCTCAGGCCACTCGGCTGGCTCATGACCCTGCTGTTAACCAACAGGCCCCTCCCAAGATGGAGATCCCCACCACGGAGAGCAGTAAACCGTCAGCACGGCCGCAAAAGCTCAAACCTCGAGACATAAATATCCTCACGCCCTCAGGTTTCTGA